TTCGTCTTCAAAGCGCAGCAGTTCATGGCCGAACCAGATGGCCGAGTCCGCAAAGCGCTTCATGCCGTCGCGCAGCTGGCCCACCAGCACCTGCTGGCGAAAGGCATTGCGCTTGGGGAAACCGTTGTCCATCACGCTGGGTTCGATGCGCGCGAACTCCTTGTTGCGCCAGGAGTAGTAATGCACGCCATAGCCCTGCACCACATGCGGCAGCACTTCGCCGATCAGGCCTGCCGTCTGCAGGGTGCGCAGGCTTTCGTCATCAATGGACACCGCACGCGGCTCGCCCACCGTGTCGTGGCTGCGCTCGATCACCAGCACCGGTATGCCTTGCGTTCCGAGCAGGTTGGCCAGGGTCAGCCCGGTCGGCCCGGCGCCGATGATGACGACCGGAAAGTGACCGCCGGAGGAAGCGCCGGACGGCCGTGTTGCAAGCGGCAAGGAAGAAAGGGGCAAAGGTGCGTTCACTGTGTTGTCTCCGATTTTTTGGTGGCTCGTGCCTTCATGCGCTGGTCCAGCAGTCGGCCCTCGATGCGGCCGGCGGCGCTTTGCAGCCGGTTGAGTGTGGTTTTTCGCAGCGCGGCCGTGAGCATCGCGGCGGGCATCACGACGCTCAGGCTCCCCAGCAGATGCTCGCCATCCTTGAGCACCACCGCAAACCCCGCGGCGTCCGGGTCTATCTCGCCCTGAGCGAAGCAGTAGCCGGCGCTGCGCATGTCTGCCAGCAGTTTGCTCAGCTGGGCATAGTCATCGGGCAGCCCGGCGGCGACCAGCGCCGGGCGCTCGGCCGCCCACAGCTGCTTGAGTTGCGGTGGCGGCAGGCTCGCCAGGATGATCTTGGAGGTGGCGCCACGGTACAGCGGCATGGCGCGGCCCCGCTCGTAGCTCACCGACAGCGCCGGGTTTCGGCCGTTGACCTGCTGGATGCACATGACCTTGCTGCCATGAAGGCGGCAAAGCAGCACGGCGCCTCCGGTTTCGCTCGCCAGCTGGCCCAGCAGATCATCGGCAGCCTCGAGCAGCGGGTCGGCCAGGCGAATCTGACGGTCCAGCTCGATCACCATCGGACCGAGCACATAACCACGGTCGGCGACCCGCTCAAGCATGCCGGCCTTGACCAGCTGGCCCAGGTCGCGGTAGATGCTGGCGCGTGAAACGCCAAGCGCGTCCATCAGCCACTCGGGCGTGATGACAGGCCGGCTCAGCTCAAACAGGCCCAGAATCCGGAGCATGCGGTTGGTCGATGGCATGGTGTGCTTTGCTTGGCCCTGAGCCGCTCAGCTGCGCAAGATCGCCCTGCCCCAAAGGTTCAGCGTGCGCTCTTCGTGCGGCCAGAGGCCGGCGGGGCGGCCTGGCTCGCAATGCTCGATCTCGGAAGAAATTTCGGCCAGGTTGCCGTCAGGGTCGCGCACCATGAAAAACACATCGTTGCCCGGTCCGTGCCGGCCGATGCCCCAGACAATCGGCACCTGTTGGCCGGCCATATGGTCGCCCCAGGTTCTCATGCTGCTCCAGTCAGGCGCTTCAAACGACTGGTGGTCAAAGCACGGTGCAGGCGCAAAAAACAGGGCCAGCGCGTGGTGCAGGCTGTCGCTGCGCAGGAAGCAGGCGCGCAGCCTGCCCTCGGCATCTGTCACGGCATCGGACAGCACAAAGCCGAGTTGTCCGGTATAAAAATCCAGCATGGCCTCTATGTGGGAGGTGCGCAATGCAAAGTGCTGCAAGATCGCTGGCGGCACGCGCCTTGAGGCAGGCAACTCGCTGTCGGCAGTCGCTGTAAAAACCATCTGGTTTCCGTCCGGATCACGAAAGCTGATGGCCGAGCCTGCCTCGAAGCCGGGCGGCAGCGGCGACTGCGCCAGACCCTGGGCACGGACTGCAAACGCATCCCATGCCGCGCTGGTGTGGAAGGCAAAGTGTGCGTACTTCAACTGATTGATCGGGCCTTCAGAAAACGCGACCTGCCGGCCCGGCGAGCGGCACAGGTAGCTGTCCCCCACCGGCTCAAGCGTCATGTCGTAGGTAGTGCTGTAAAAACGGGCAAGCTGCAGCGGCTCGGGCGAGAACAGATGAACACTTTGCAATTCGGCGTCAAGTTCCATGGTGGCGTCTCTTGGGTTATGGGGTGAAACAGTGATCCAACTATCGTTCGCACGCCAAGACCAGTCAATTGCCGGTCTCAATAAGTGAGACTGCGGCGAGATTTACTCATAACAGTAATTTGGCCGACAAGTGCCGGACTCTGGTTTGCCATTGACCAGGGCGCCCTGACGGGCGAAATGTTTGCCCAGTTGCTGGAAAAAAATGATGCACCGGCGATGGCGAGCGCTGCACATCCGTCCGGCATGGGGTTTATATCCAGAAAAAGACGGCACGCACGGGACAGTCTGTCGCGGCTGTGCAAGTTGTTTCAAGGCCGCAATCCTACGCTTGGGTTGTCTGCCGTGATGTGGCGGCAGCACAGGCCTTGGCCGCATCAAGGCTGGCACGAACAGGTCCGTGAAGTTATTTAAAAACACCAGGAGACAGGCATGAGCATTCGAAAAATTTCGCACGGCCTGGTGGCGACCGGGCTGGCCGCTTCTGCATGGGCACAGGCTGGCAGCGCGGCCGTAGCGCTGGAGCCGGCGCCGATCAACATCGGTGCGATCAGCACGCTGACGGCCGGGCCGGCCGACTTTTCGTCGTCCGGGCTGGCCGCCAAGGCGGTATTTGACAGCGTCAACGCAACAGGCGGCATCCAGAGGCGAAAACTGGTGTTTATCCAGGAGGACGACCACGGCAATCCCGCCGTTGCGGCAGAGGCGGCGGCACGGCTGATCAACGGCGCAAAGGTTGTGGCGCTGGCTGGCGGGGCCAGTTTTCTGGAGTGTTCAGTCAATGCCCGCACCTACCAGCAGGCCGGCCTTGCCTCTGTTCCGGGGCTCGGACTGGACAACAATTGTTTCAACACGCCGATGATTGCACCCGTCAATACCGGGCCTTACATGCAACTCACCCTGGCGATGCACTATGTCGCCGACAAGCTCAAGAAAAAGCGTCTGTGCGTGTTGCGCCTTGGCACACCTGCCAATGTGCAGAAGACCCTGGACGGTGTCTTGCAGGAATGGACGGAAAAGACGGGCAACAAACCGGTGCTTGACGAGCGCGACATTCAGCCCGGGGACAGCCCCGAGCCTTATTT
This DNA window, taken from Polaromonas hydrogenivorans, encodes the following:
- a CDS encoding IclR family transcriptional regulator, which codes for MPSTNRMLRILGLFELSRPVITPEWLMDALGVSRASIYRDLGQLVKAGMLERVADRGYVLGPMVIELDRQIRLADPLLEAADDLLGQLASETGGAVLLCRLHGSKVMCIQQVNGRNPALSVSYERGRAMPLYRGATSKIILASLPPPQLKQLWAAERPALVAAGLPDDYAQLSKLLADMRSAGYCFAQGEIDPDAAGFAVVLKDGEHLLGSLSVVMPAAMLTAALRKTTLNRLQSAAGRIEGRLLDQRMKARATKKSETTQ
- a CDS encoding VOC family protein, which encodes MELDAELQSVHLFSPEPLQLARFYSTTYDMTLEPVGDSYLCRSPGRQVAFSEGPINQLKYAHFAFHTSAAWDAFAVRAQGLAQSPLPPGFEAGSAISFRDPDGNQMVFTATADSELPASRRVPPAILQHFALRTSHIEAMLDFYTGQLGFVLSDAVTDAEGRLRACFLRSDSLHHALALFFAPAPCFDHQSFEAPDWSSMRTWGDHMAGQQVPIVWGIGRHGPGNDVFFMVRDPDGNLAEISSEIEHCEPGRPAGLWPHEERTLNLWGRAILRS
- a CDS encoding ABC transporter substrate-binding protein encodes the protein MSIRKISHGLVATGLAASAWAQAGSAAVALEPAPINIGAISTLTAGPADFSSSGLAAKAVFDSVNATGGIQRRKLVFIQEDDHGNPAVAAEAAARLINGAKVVALAGGASFLECSVNARTYQQAGLASVPGLGLDNNCFNTPMIAPVNTGPYMQLTLAMHYVADKLKKKRLCVLRLGTPANVQKTLDGVLQEWTEKTGNKPVLDERDIQPGDSPEPYFKKASQAGCEAVVFAGPENFSIRFARVGKKMMPGNIPLVFQGAVYTSQAAETLGRDGNGIYAMSEFEPWSSRSGQLSHWRNLMIANHVSLTSSSQGGYLAAQILVKAMRSIKGEITRESVTRALQQMPPYELPMLGMPFSFGEGRAHHPNRAAIPVQLLDGRWRIAHHEWLKPFYPGVLVSAP